In one Chroicocephalus ridibundus chromosome Z, bChrRid1.1, whole genome shotgun sequence genomic region, the following are encoded:
- the TBCA gene encoding tubulin-specific chaperone A isoform X2 gives MYEKEARQQEEKIEKMKAEACDDYGIKKQIEILQESRMMIPDCQRRLEAAHADLTQLLENEKELEEAEEYKEARSILESVKLEA, from the exons ATGTATGAAAAAGAAGCaagacagcaagaagaaaagattgaaaaaatgaaagctgaagcaTGTGATGATTATGGAATTAAGAAGCAG ATCGAGATCTTACAAGAGTCACGAATGATGATTCCAGACTGCCAGCGCAGATTAGAAGCTGCACATGCAGATCTTACTCAGCTACTA gaaaatgaaaaagaattggAAGAAGCTGAAGAATATAAAGAAGCACGTTCCATACTGGAGTCAGTGAAGCTGGAAGCCTAG